In Plasmodium coatneyi strain Hackeri chromosome 4, complete sequence, the genomic window AACCATCATGCTGAGATTTAATCCGTCGTGCATTTTTCCCTAATTTGGAAGGTGCATGTGTTCTTATACGTGTCTCCAACAATAGGGCACACGCAGAAGTGATACAGTGGCGCAGGTTAGCTCTTTTACCAACTGCGAAGCAGCCAATTTGCGGAATGGAAAAGGCTAATTCTGGTGTGCTGGCATTTCGTTAGGCTGCCTTGTAGTGACGCTATTATTAGAGGCGTCGCCGTCTTGATAATTTAGCCTAACTTGTTcaggcgaaaaagaaaactatttttaaaagtgttCAAAAAGTGATTACATACAGGTTAACAGATTGTGTGTGTAAGTAAGGAATCCTCGGCCCCCCTCTGTCAATCGCTGtgactatttttttttttttccctccccagAAATGCGCCAAATTGTTTCCATAACGagtggggggaaggaaaaaaaattagatcGCTGAAGTGTACGGATGGGGCAGCGTGAGGAGGGCCCACATTAATAAACTCTCCACCCATGGTGCAGTTAAGGCAtagtgtgaaaaaaaatgcaccctGGGGAGAAGCCCGCCTGATGGATTACACGCTCAGGGAGGCAAGAATAAGTtagaatttcttttttttttcacttttgcaaATTTATGTTGAAAAGGGCACACAAGTTGCGTGCCAACGGAGTCGttgttttttgttcacgCGAAGGAGAGATGCTTCCCGATTAGCCGCCCTTCGTTCTGCCCTTCGTTAGGTTATCCCCATATAGTAAGGGCAGAGGGGGCTGCACTGTTTTTGTGTCCAGGAAGGGAAACATCGCGCCTGAACATTGCGTAGCAAATATAAACAACAtagagggaagaaagaagccCGGTTGGGGTGATACATAATCACAGGGACACACTTGGAAAGAGCCCCCTCGAAGGAGTGTCAccataatatttttgctaCACACAATCCGTTAtcgcaaaatggagaaagggaaaaacgcaGTGGAACTAGAACTTAACAGAGCCCCCCAAGAAGTCAGTCTGAGCGCATTCAGCATTCTGTTCAGCGAAATCGTGCAGTATTGTTTATGGAAGAGTAAGCGGGGCTATCGAATTGAAGACTCCCTACATGAGATGGGCTTAAGAGTTGGTTATAAGCTAAACGAATACCTACCATATAAGAATAAAACGAAGAGGTGTGTAAGCATTATAAGCATTCTAACCTTCCTGTCTAAGCACTTGTGGAAGTACCTATTTCAACATTCCTCAGATTTGCTGAAATCTCAAGATAGCATTTATGAGTACATGCTTTGtgacaaaaatattttactaaATAGATTTATTAGCGTGCCCAAGGATTATGGAAATATAAACTGCGCTTCCTTCGCAGCTGGCATCGTGGAGGGGATGCTCTGCAGTTCGGAGTTCCAAGCAGAGGTGACGGCACACACGGTGTATGAGGATGACAAGAATTTTAACACCACCATTTTTATCAAGTTCTATCCGGAGGTTGTGGACAGGGAGAAGAGTCACTAATGTGACAGGGGGAGGagtttacataaaaaaaaaaacttattttttattttgttaaggGGCTCCCATATCACCTTCTCCACTTCGCTACATTTGCtttgctttgctttttttttttttttttttgatgaaaTTTCCAAATGGGTATTTTCATACCAGCGGAAATTCACTCCAGCCGCTCTGAGTAAATTCTCGGCGCGCAGCGTTGTACCCGCATGGTTAGCGATGTTACCCAGTGtaacttccccccccttttgtgacACCCATTTACACAAGTAGCAGCAGAACATAACCTACATAGGAGTACCCACCCGAGGGACaaccccttttcctttccatgcACAAAAACTTGTATACCCAGTTTTGGGAAACAAACTCCCTTTCACGAGGAGAACACATGATTCTGTCTTTTATTCTGCGTGGTTAAAAAACTTTTCGATTCGTTCcctatatgtgtatgaacaTTCCCGCTGTTGGGGAATAAATCGGGGAGAGCGAGCGAAGGGGTGAAGCCCTGTTGGGGGGACGTACACACGGGGTGGttccaaaaatttacacccacctggaaaaaaggaaaaaaaaaaaaacccataATTTCCCCCTCTCCTTTTTGCGAAAATCTTATTTTCCACTCGTTACacaattttctcttttccaaaacgaatgaaaaaattatgccaCTTCACAGTTAGCCCGTGCGCACTGCTCTGGTACATTTCCCCATAGAATAATTCGCTAAGGATGAAATTCTTCCACCCCGGCCTAACTTTGGAATTTTCCATTTGCCTTAACATGTATCTTACTTCCGCCACCAAACTGAGGGTAAAGGAtgcataattaaaaaaaaaaaaaaatcacatacgtatgaaaataaatacgAGCACACATACTTATGTGCGTATATGTATGCCTAATGCAGCTTCGGCGGGCTCCGGAGAGGACCCGCCAGGTTGCCGAGGCTGGTTTAAATTAGATCAGCTCCCGTTTCCGGAAATGGATATTCCGCAACTGTTAATTTGCGTGCATGGTGCATTATAAAGCTATGAGTCTTTCGCCGGGGATGCACCTGCTCGTTAGGCAATTCATATCCGCTTATATCTGGGCATTCTCCTCACcattggtaaaaaaaaaaaaaaaaaaaaaagagaaaggaatgagaaaaaaaaaaaacctacgGAGAAAATTCCCATACAGCGTATATTGCCAAATGGacccatttttctctttcacgTAAAAATTATGAGCACCAAAATAAATCATCGgataaattttccttttcctgttCGTTTTACTTAAGACGAAGTGACCCCCCTTACCCCCAAGTGGGCTCTCTCATGAGCTAATCGCGCAAGTGGGCATAACCATCTGCTCAGTTTTGTGCTGCCATTTAAGGGAGATTGcgtgttttccattttgcatactcttttcaattttgtataccttttcttttttccgccGGCCATTCGGTACAcagtgcactttttttttctctccttctggGAGGCAAAACGGAGAATGCCTCTTGCACACGCATTGTGCACGTTGGCATACACATGAGAGTTAAGAAGGGCTGCTCCACCCATTCGGAGGAGAAGTTCAGATCAGTACACGTGCTGAGGTGTGTCACCACGAACTTGTTCGTTACGCATAGCTggtttttgcttctttcccctcTCAACAGTGTTTGCGCTTGCGAAGCTGTATTTTCCGCCCCGCCACTTTCTTCTATCACCTTTACACTGTCACACCTGGTGATTTCCAAAGCTGCTCGCTTTGGAGGTGACATCGTACTGTCCCACTTTTTCTGCTGCCCCCCCCCGTGCGTAAAATGTTTCTAAGCAAGCGCAGCAATAAACTGGCAGCGCTGCGGAACTACTACAGCGTGTGGGTGGGGTACAACCAAAATGTGCAGCAGGTAGGGAACTTCAAGAACAGCCTAAATTACCTGTTCAAGCCGAAGAGTATCGGTGTGATCGGAGCGACGGAGAGGGCCGGCTCTGTGGGAAACTCCATCGTAAAGAATCTGATGCAGGGAGAAGAAACTTACAAGTTATACTTTGTTAACAGTAAGGGAAGCAAGGTGTACAACCGAGATAGTTACAAAACGATTGGAGATGTTCCGGAGGAAAATATCGACTTGGCAGTCATAGCCGTTCCAAGGAACCACGTCCTAGGTGTTATGAAAGATTTGAatagtaaaaatgtaaaaggggTAGTAATCGTAACTGCTGGGTTTAAGGAAACGGGTTCAGAAGGAATAAAGCTAGAACAGCAAATCATAGATGtagcaaaaaataatgggATCAGAATTATAGGCCCAAACTGTTTAGGTATTATCCACTCGTATCACAATATGAATGCTTCCTTTGCTgacaataaaatattaaaagggAATTTTTCACTATTATCCCAAAGTGGTGCAATCTGTTCAGCTGCTTTAGATCTATCTCTACAACATAATATCGGATTTTCGCACTTCATTTCGGTGGGTTCTATGTGCGACGTGCAGTTTTACGAACTAGTGGAGTACCTCTTTTATGATGAGAATACGAAGTATATCCTGCTCTATGTAGAATCCATCGGAGACATGAATAAATTTATGGCTGTCTGTAAGAAGGTCTGTTTGTACAAACCCATTATCCTCTTAAAGAGCGGAAAAACAGCCAAAGCGGCAGAAGCAGCAATTTCACACACCGGTTCTATGGTCGGAAATTACGAAATATTCTACGCAtctatgaaaaaattagGGGTTCTGGTTGTAGATAATTTTGAAGAACTTTTTAACATGTGTAAAATACTTAACCTTTCCAATTATCCAGAGACAAATGAAGTTTGCGTAGTGACCAATGCAGGAGGTCCAGGGGTTCTTCTCGTAGATAACATAACAAAGAATGATGGAAATTTATCCAAACTGAATGAcgatttgaagaaaaagctaGATGCATTTTTACCCCCTTCATGGAGTAAAGCCAACCCAGTGGATATCCTTGGAGATGCTTCCCCAgtgttgtataaaaaaacaatCGAAGCGCTACTAAAGGATGAACAgtttaaaaatatcataaTTTTGTTGTCTCCTCAAAGTGTTACTGAACCCATGAATACTGCAAAGGAAATCATCAGCGTGAAGGATGATATGGCCAACAAGGGAAAACTCCTCCTCTGCAACTACCTTGGGGGAGTATCCCTGGAAGAATCCACCAACTTTCTAAATCAGAACAACATACCCACATTTATTCATCCGGAACATTCGGCACAGAATTTGCTGAAGCTGTATAAAAATATCATCCACATTCAGAACCTGTATGAGGAAATCCCCGCCTTCTTGGCAGATGCAGAACAGAACCATTACGTCAATGGGATCATTTATAAACACCACTTCGGGGAAACAATGAAGATGGGTTCCTCACAAGTGGGAGAGAAAGAATCAACCATTAAGCAGCAAAGCGGCAGTGGTACCCCAGAGGAAATAATCCAAAACGcgctgaaaaataaaaactacATTTTAAACGAATTTGActcgaaaaaaattctccaaaGTTATGGAATACCAACGGTTCAAACGGAAGTTTTCTACACCTTAGAAGAAGTACAAAATAATGCTGCCAAGGTAATCTTCCCCTGTGCGATGAAAATTTACTCAGACACGATTACACATAAGAAGGACATCGGGGGAGTCATCCTTAACataaagaataaggaagaacTGATTCAGTCGTATAAAACAATTCACGAGAACGTAAAAAAACACAACTTAGAAAGTGAATTCAAAGGAGTTACCATCCAGACTATGATAAACACCAACGATGGAATTGAATTAATTTTAGGATACTATTTTGATCAGAACTTTGGACCTGTTTTAATGTTCGGCTCTGGTGGATCCTACGTAGAAATATTCAAAGACAATGTTCTGTTGATTCCGCCGCTGAGTTATTCCTACACTCATCACATGATGAAGGAGACAAAAATTTATCATGCCTTGTTGGGAAAATCTTCCaggtttaaaaaatgtgatatGCCAGTGCTCATAAACAAGATTATCAACTTTTCTGACCTCATTTTAgatctccttccttacataAACGAATGTGATATTAATCCTTTATTCGTTTCCGGAAGTGACATTGTTGCATTGGACGCTAGATTCACTCTccgtaaaaatgtaaacgcGGAAACGTTCCACTCTGCCAAGGAGAACTCCCTATACAGCAACTTTGCGAAGAAGTACCCAGTCGACATGGTCTTCTTCGACGGGGATGCCTCCGGGCAAAAGAACCAAAACGGCGAAGCTACCCCACCAGTGAACGCATCCAATCAGTTCGCTTCCATCACCAGGAGCATCCACCCCTACGATGTCAAACTTATGCACGCCTTTCTTCAGAACAATGCGAAAGAGTTACACCAGAgtacctttttcttcaccacgGAGGACAGCATCAAAACGAAGCTGTTCGCCTTCGAGCTGTGCAATGCGGACTACGACCTTTACAACGTTATTCTCCACATGCAAAACAACAAAGTTACTGGTTTGgtaaaaacagaaaagagaCAAGACGCCAACCACTGCTATACTTATGCGACCGATGTAACTACTTTTACGCACCTCATTCAGAAGCTACATGCTTTTTCGAACAAGCAAAATTGCACCTCCAACTTTGTCTACCTGAAGAAAGACTCCCCCTTTGCAGAGCAACTCAAGTCCATGTCCTACACGATGGACTACGAGCAGGGGGATATAGTCTGTTACGTCGGCGCTACAAAAACGGGCGTCTAATGCGAAAGCGTAATTACACCGTTAAGTGGCTACACAATTACGCACCTATGTAGCACGTAAAACCGCGTCAGCGCATGTTCGTTCCTGCATTTGGGACACACACCCCATCCCTAGCCAACAAAAAAGACACAGAATAGTGTAAGTGGGACACGTCCTCCTTGTCAAAAAAACTGCACACATTTTCAACTTTACCCattttaaagtaaaaaagttaCGCAAACTGTTCCCTGTTGGGGGGTTATAACAGGATGTTCGCCCCCACGCTTGCTAAGTTACATTAAATTATGTCCATTTGGCTAATCGGACTCACTTTGGATGGTTCCATCCATCTGgccgtggaaaaaaaatgcgcaggGGGAACCAAATCgatgtaacaaaaaaaagtacatgcCAAAAAGTGACCCCTATATGACGAAGCCCAACTTGGGTCATCCCGTTCTGGGTTCAGGGGCTGCGTGATTGTGTTGGTACTTCCCCCTATGGTGGTTACCCATTCGATGTGAATCAACTGTCAGTTGCTCCCCCAGGGTAGACCATTTGCACAGTGTGGGCCCCCCCGTATTGCTTGTGCAAAATATTCGCGCGTAATTTCACGCTAAGCAGCAACTCATCATAGCTGCTTACatcggaggaaaaaaaatcattccGGTTGAGGTAAAAATGAATCCTATGGTTAGTCTTCTCCTGCAAGTAAGACGAACTACCACATCTGAtgatttttaaattttcaaaatttaaattatCATAAGAGGATGGTAAAAGGGACAGACACTCACTGTGCAACAGCTCATCGTGTAACTTCACCAACTTGGGATTTTTTTCAACAGCCTTTTGGTGATATAAAAAACAGTCATACAATATTTTCATCTCGTTGATGGTGGCATTTTTATACACATACTGAAGGGATAGGAAAATATCCTGTGCAATTTGTTCCAGCTCAGCTGAGTGTGCGCCTTTATTTATCTCTTCCCCCTCCATGGCCAGGAGTGTGCACACATAGAGAAGCTTAATTAA contains:
- a CDS encoding 41-2 protein antigen produces the protein MEKGKNAVELELNRAPQEVSLSAFSILFSEIVQYCLWKSKRGYRIEDSLHEMGLRVGYKLNEYLPYKNKTKRCVSIISILTFLSKHLWKYLFQHSSDLLKSQDSIYEYMLCDKNILLNRFISVPKDYGNINCASFAAGIVEGMLCSSEFQAEVTAHTVYEDDKNFNTTIFIKFYPEVVDREKSH
- a CDS encoding Acetyl CoA synthetase, with amino-acid sequence MFLSKRSNKLAALRNYYSVWVGYNQNVQQVGNFKNSLNYLFKPKSIGVIGATERAGSVGNSIVKNLMQGEETYKLYFVNSKGSKVYNRDSYKTIGDVPEENIDLAVIAVPRNHVLGVMKDLNSKNVKGVVIVTAGFKETGSEGIKLEQQIIDVAKNNGIRIIGPNCLGIIHSYHNMNASFADNKILKGNFSLLSQSGAICSAALDLSLQHNIGFSHFISVGSMCDVQFYELVEYLFYDENTKYILLYVESIGDMNKFMAVCKKVCLYKPIILLKSGKTAKAAEAAISHTGSMVGNYEIFYASMKKLGVLVVDNFEELFNMCKILNLSNYPETNEVCVVTNAGGPGVLLVDNITKNDGNLSKLNDDLKKKLDAFLPPSWSKANPVDILGDASPVLYKKTIEALLKDEQFKNIIILLSPQSVTEPMNTAKEIISVKDDMANKGKLLLCNYLGGVSLEESTNFLNQNNIPTFIHPEHSAQNLLKLYKNIIHIQNLYEEIPAFLADAEQNHYVNGIIYKHHFGETMKMGSSQVGEKESTIKQQSGSGTPEEIIQNALKNKNYILNEFDSKKILQSYGIPTVQTEVFYTLEEVQNNAAKVIFPCAMKIYSDTITHKKDIGGVILNIKNKEELIQSYKTIHENVKKHNLESEFKGVTIQTMINTNDGIELILGYYFDQNFGPVLMFGSGGSYVEIFKDNVLLIPPLSYSYTHHMMKETKIYHALLGKSSRFKKCDMPVLINKIINFSDLILDLLPYINECDINPLFVSGSDIVALDARFTLRKNVNAETFHSAKENSLYSNFAKKYPVDMVFFDGDASGQKNQNGEATPPVNASNQFASITRSIHPYDVKLMHAFLQNNAKELHQSTFFFTTEDSIKTKLFAFELCNADYDLYNVILHMQNNKVTGLVKTEKRQDANHCYTYATDVTTFTHLIQKLHAFSNKQNCTSNFVYLKKDSPFAEQLKSMSYTMDYEQGDIVCYVGATKTGV